The genomic interval aagtatagaaactaaaaacatatttaatccaaaaaaaaatattatatatatatatatatatatatatatatatatatatatatatatatatatatatatatatatatatatatatatatatatatatatcataaaaattatctCTTAGTATTTGTGCATGTAATCATAgtagaataatatttaaattgtttagaaTTCCATTTCAAACTAAGATATTTATGAACCAAATTAGATAATAAGTATTTATCTTTTTGTGAACTAATAAATATcactatttttaagaaaaataattatgactgatgttttgaataataaaaatacttaattatttaattagtttcaAAGTAAgttattgatattaaattgataaaaataaaagtatggatccataaaatattctttatgaTAAAGATAGTATAGCTTCAGTCTTCTAAAACTCATACATTCGCAACTCAACCATTCCCTCTTTCCTTTTTGGAGAATACCAAGCAAGAACCTTTCCAGACTCAAATGACTTCAAGGAGTAACTCAGGCTGCAAATCAAATCCTCTACCGCCAAACCATTTTCCACTGCAATTCGGCTATCTGCTCGGAAAACAACTGGCCCTGCAACCTACAACCAGACATTAAACAAACATGCATTGCAGTTAAAACTTGTTCTTCATACGAAGACATCCAAactgttaaataaacttaaatttaaaaaaaaaaagaattaaaagtgcaatttttaattgttagttTCAGGATTGGAAATATAGTTCCgttgtttagtttttatatttttgtaagtagcagtttttattcttttgttgtactattattttaatagccTTATTCAATTAATGAAATGAGAGGTAACAAAGTACACTTCACAAGAGAAAAACTATTTTGTGCGTGAGATTAGTTTAACACAAACTAACAACATACACAGGAGAGAGAAAAATTCACCTGTTGCtgaaagattaaatttagcCTGGGCGAAGCTGGTAGTTGTTCACCAACATCAGCCCTGGAACCATTCAGAATCTTCTTTGCAGATGCTGAAGCTGAAGAAATATCCAGACGAGCATCTACTCTGGTTAAGTCCCCATACTTTTTTGTGAACTTTCCACGCTGAAAGGAGTAACCAACTGAGCCAAACACATCACCAAAAAATTGAAATCCCTTGCTTGTTGACACCCCTAAATCTTCTGTTGAAGTACTGCCAGAAAAGCTACTTCCATTGAAAGTGAAGGTGCCACCTACAATGTTTATGAACCAATAGCAAAACAATTCATGCATAATAAAATTGCCAAATCTCATCCACAAAAtggaaaaacatgttcaaagGGAAAACAATTGATCAAGGGAAATTTATTTCATCCAACAAAGAATTCCTTGAATGCATTCATATCCATATACGAAAACTGTTTATTCAAACAGAATCTGCAGCTTAAGCAAGCAAAGCTCTTGTTAGAAAATATCTCAGAAATCTTGACATCATTTAGAGGATCTTAAAATGATCTCTGAGGAGTAACTTTTGCATtccattatatttttcaatgcTTTGCATTTTGCAGCAAATCAAAACACACTTGTAATATAAATTCACTGTAGTGCCAGTattcctttcttctcttctacATAAGCCAtttaatttcatcaaaaatgataaagaagttGTATGCTTAAGCAATTATGAAGAAATGTgtaaaaacacaacacaaaagaTAAAACATAGTTTAATACTTATTCTCATCTCAAACAGTCTAGAAAATTACCAGTCACTCCAAACACAGCTGAGTGAGGTTCGTTAAGACGCACATCATATGGAACCACATCTTCATTCCCTTGTTCCACGGTGCCTTTATCTCTCCAGAAGTAATAAATCTTCTCATAACTCACGGCACTCTTCAGAGATAACCCTGGTAGCAGAGACAATGGCGGCTTACCATCTGTTGCATTCACTTGCTGGGGATTACCACCATTTTTATGTAACCCAACGCGCCAACGGATTCCAGATTCAGACAAAAGGGATGACAAATCAACAGATAAAGACTCAGGGACATCCCAATATTTTCCTTTGTGGTCAAGAAACAATTGAGGCCATGCTGCTTCTAATGTAAGATCATGATCAGGAAGCTGCAAGAGATCTTGTCTTTCAGATGTTTCATTatagacaaaagaaaaacatggcaCACTATAACAGAGTAAAATTGAAATGAGGAATATGCTTATATAAATGTGAATGAATGAGGTCCATTAAAAATGTTCAGTTTGACTGAATGTAAACTTGATTCAAACAGGAAAATCTTTTCGCagcagaaaataaaagtaaaaaactatAACAAGTGGTTAAATCCATGCCTTATGATAAACCATCACTTTGCGGCGCAATTTTGCTTTCTCACCATGGCCCTCTATACCAAACAATACGGATGTTGAAGGAGAAAAAGCATACTGAAATGTTAACCCAAGTGAAAAAAGTGCCTTGTCAACGAAATGCTTCGCAACATCCTTGACCGTCGAGAGATCAAAATCTTCAGCCTTAGAAATCTCATTTTTAACACCAACAATCAGCTTCCTGGGACGAAACTGTCCGGTCATTGTAAGCCACCTGTATTGATCATAATTGAGTTATATAAGAATATTGAAaagttgaaatttaaaatgttacatataaatatataatcagTTCATAATGTATACAAACTGTCTGCAGATAGTTTTGGCTGTCCTTTTTGCCTCTGATAATATTCTACTAACAAAGAACTATAGCTAAGGTGCTGTATAGGTTGAAACTCtataacattttgaaaactcatTAAAGAGTGAACATATATGCTTAGTTACGGCTTTAGGTTACTCACATTTATcagaaaattataatgaaaagaaacacaaaataagtAGGTACTAAAATCAACCGTTTACACTCAGAGGCTCTAAAATCATGCAATCCAAGTACAATGAAATTAcctttatgttttatattatgcaTATGCTGGTTCTATGCTACACCTTTGCCACTCGAAAATGACAAGCAACCACTCTCAGTACATCTTCAACAAATTAGGGATTGAATATTTGAATGAAAGATGATTAAACAAGACATCCCCCTAGCCACTTTCTTCAAGATATATACATAATACAACTAGCATTTTCTGTTTACTTCTTTTGACTAAAGAGATGTTTGGCCTCTTACTCACTTTGTCCCATTCAACAAAAACTAACCTGCACTTCAAAACGAACAAGCAGAAACAAATAGCTCTCTCGAGTTCCTGGAAATAACTGAAAAGTATATCCTTGTAAAGGAAAAATTACCCTTTCAAAATGCTTGAAACCCCCTTTGTCCCAGTATTCAACGCAAAGcacaattagcccaaaaaatgCACTTGACTAAAGGCTGAGCTTGGTTATCatagcacacacacacacacaaacacttgCTTTTAAGGAGAATATAATGGGCTTTCTTTCACCTGTGCCAAAAAACCCTTGAATATAAGATTTCAATTGCTAACCAAATTGCATGTATAGTCACAATCACtatatagaaaaggaaaaaaaaaatgaaaaattggatACGAACATAAATGACTATTGGAGATTCAGATGACCCAAAATTTCATGCAGGCACCTCTAATCAGAATTCATCTTAAATTCAATTGACATTAAGCTTGGCCCAACTTATATATAAGTTCCAACTCAAGAATTAAGGTAGGCAATTTGAGACTTCCTAACAACTTGCATCTCAAGAATTATGGAAGGCGATGTGAGGCTTCCCAACAATCCTCTCCACAAATGTCTGCCAAAACAAGTAAAcctatttatttgaatagacgATTTACCAAGATATAAGTTCACAtatcaaattcaattcaaaatcaattgaCATTAAGTGAAATGACCAACTCATACATAAGACAAACCCACCATATGAGACAAAATAACCAAATCAAATACATGCTAACAATGGACAAAATAACCAAAagatttttcatgtgttttttcttcttttctagaagaaattaacataattattttaatattttgagcaATGATCAATGGACATTTCTTCGTTGTATATACCAATCATATCTATAGTTTCCTCTCCCATCTCCACATAGCCAAGGTTTTAAACAATTGTCCACATAAACAATTTCAAGCATGCATCAAGGTTAGTGGAGTGTCATTGACCATAATTGTGGTCACATCAGCCGCATTTGTTCATAGTTTTCCACAATACCAAGCCACAATTCACAACCTTGCACATAGGTGATCATGTATTATTTTCTAGAATTTTCAAacatttcttcttctaataataATGTTAGAAAAACACTCCTTCCTTTAGAACAACACAATAAAAACATCCAATATTACAAAGAATCTTTTCCTTCAAAACAAAGACTGTTCAAAAAAATTCAGTTGCTCCAGGATTATTCCAGCTTAAATACTCCGAGACAGAGCTTTGTAACTGACTAAAGTCCTAACAAACTCAACCAGGGTTACCTCTAATGCAGGATACCAGCGGGTACCTGTCTTTGGCTTCATAAAAAGAATGTGTTCTAGTCTAAAAAATACTCTTCctaataacaaaagaaaagcattagTATCACACTCTCTATCACACTCAACTATCcattaaaatttactaaaagCTACAAAATCGCATTATATGAAAAGTGATAATTGCTAAAAATTGTATTCCAAAAAGGATTTATCCAtaaaaactttttcataaacCCTTctagtaaagaaaaaataagaaaaatatgaaataaacttTCATGCGCTAAAACTAGcacaagttaaaaataaacatgtggagaaattaaataaaacaaattctacaAACCTATTTATACATAagctaattctaatttttctgTATTAAAACTTTTAACAAGAAAAGTTCATCCAAACATTTCCTTTAAAACGAAAGTTAAAAGGGTGGGTTGCTATCATTTTcctaataattgaaaaaaataaaatatctctgcacttgaaaacaaaacaaaaatcaaaattccCAATTCTCAAAAGCTGGAGACCCCATTTGCCATCAACATCAACCAAATCACAAGAGCGGTCAAAATCACAAAAGAGTAGCGAAAGCAAGTAGTTTGAGAGTGAAAAAGTTAGGTACCAGCGAGAAGAGGAGAGTTTGAGGAGAAGGGCCTGGAGACCGAAGGAGCCCAAATCCTTGGGGGAAGTGGGAGAGAGGAATGGAGCGACAATGGGAAAAGGGAGCTCGTTTTGGAGGAAGGAGAATTGCTGGGGGCGGAGCACTTTGCTGGCGACGGAGGCTTCCACCGGAAAAGGGTCTCCGGGGACGGACTTGACCCAGCCGTCGTGGCACTGCGGCGAGGCCAGGTTGAGGTCCCAGAACGCCGAATCAATGGCCGTCTTAAGCCTCGCCATTGACGAGTGCGAGTGCGAGTGCGTGCTTAGGTTCTTCTGTTGCGTGGTTTTGTGTTGGGTTTGAGAGGTTTGACCTCACTACTTCTTATCCACTTCTTTTTCACCTTTTCCATTTCAAATTGTaaaagtctttttcttttttccttttttttttttagttttattcgTCAATGTAATGtaagagtttctttttttttttttttttataatttctagatatttaaagactaaatatgattttatttttaaactttttttagtaAGTCACTTGATATGAATGAAAATACAGATGTATTTAtgaatatagtaaaattattttaataagtgaATATTCATTAATGTCTATCCCAACATTTTAGAAGTTCATGTTGACCAACTTTTAGAGGCTCATTAATTTTTAACCAGTCTCTTTCACATAAATTTTTacagtatttttaatttaaaacttaaaataaaaaatctataatttaaaaatttgtattttaaaaatataatagtttaaaaatagtaatactcaattattttaatataatatctgaGTTATGAAcgaattttattgttttaaagcatacaattttttagaaatattttttttagttttttttatttatttttgtttgttaaattgAAGAATCAAGACCGTAACATTTATTTTGACGAcaagttttttaatttggacCAATCAGTTTCTTCGTTGAGTAAGTTGagatttaacttttttttttcttgtatttgttGCATGTGGGCCTTGCTTAACTTGCATGAGTCTTTTGAGTCTTTGGTTTGAGTCTTTATTAATCAATGGTTCTAACAGTGTACCCTGATCGTTTTTCTGTTATTCATAGGAGCGGATAGAGCTTCCTGAGCTTTTGGAGTTGTTTTAGGACCCTAGAGCTATTTGATCATTTGTTAGGTAAGGGAAACTAGCTACTTTGATTTTGGCTCATAGGAAAACTTTGATTAATGCTTGTATGGTTATATGGTAGTTGGATTATGTAATTGTGTTGTCTGATGAGATATGACTTGAATTACGAAACTTGAATTACCTTAGATATAATGTTATTGAAactttattatgatttaatgaTTGAACTTGTATTTGGAGTGAATTGTATTGTTGAAATGCCTATGGTTTGAGGATTGGTTGGTTTGAACATCTCTAGGGTCTAATATTGATTTTGTAAGGTTGGAATGACATAAATTTgtagaattttgttttatagaaTTATGCAGACACGCTGAGCGAGCATATATTCAATGGACGAAGTCAAAATCAAAGAATTCACTAACTTGACAGTTGTTGGGCGAGAATATACTCTTTTAGCGACTTTTGAGAGAATTTAGGTTTGTAAGTTCTAGTGATTTTCTCACTAAGTGAGTAGATTTGGTCGTTTAGCAAGTATGTTGTCCAACACTACTAGCTGAGCAAGCAAATTTGGTGGTTGAGCGATAATCCTTTCGTTGAGGAGTGGATTTGGTGGTTGAGCGAAAATACcagaattttaaataagttttcatATACCTTTTATGATGTGTTTAATAAGTGTAATTAAGTgaatgttaaaagaaatttttggtTTATAATATGATTACGAGTATGTATGACGTTTATTCATGTATGATAATATGATGACTAGTTTATGATGTGTAATTGAGAATGATTGAAACCAATCCAAGGAGGAATTGGTGGTGATGTTGTTAGTGTGTGCTTTGACGTGTGGGGATTCTAAAAGTATGCATTCTGATATATTATCAACCATTCAACTCATATAGAGATGAATGGAGTTGGGGAGGGGGAGAATGGGAGGATGTCTTTACCCTAGACTTGTGGTCCCAAGTGGGAAAGATTAACCTTGTGAGTAGTAGGGTGTTAACCCCTATGTTTATgatattaaaagtataaatactaCTACGAGTGCAAACCTATATTGAATGCATATGTTAAAGCATGTATCCAGATAATTAAGTCTAGATTCAACcgattatatgtttatataagttatataatgTTATAGATAATTAAGTCTAGTATGTTAAATTGTTTATGAAGTTTTATTTCGGATACTAGTTTACCATGTTGTCTCTTTTGTTGTCTTTGGtgtgttgtttgtttcttttgtgaTGATTACTTTATTGGTGTAAACAAATGAAGGACAGGTGTTGAAGCATCTTTGGTGGAGGACAATAATGTTGTAGAACGTATTTTTGGTTGTCTAGTGGTTTCGTTTAACTCTTTTAGATATATTACTATTATAGTTATTTTCTTCTAGATAATTGTATTAATGCTATATCTATAAGTTGagataaatttgttttgttttatcaattttataatgtcTTATTCTATCAGTGGTAAGCTACtaaaattgggatgttacattttgGTATCAGAGTAATTCGTCCTTAGGATGACCTGAGGATTATGGGTTTGTCGTGTCTTACTAAGTTTAAATTGTAGAGTCTGTGTATCTAGTTAGAAGTATTGAGAACAAAAGATGTCTTACTAAAGAtaatgagggtgcacactcatgactaTATCAAATATAgtttcctttcttaattttgaagGTTTAGGGAATGAAAAGTTGGGTTTGTTAGAGGGAGAAAGAGTTTTGTTTTCTATAGtaattattttcgtgttcttatCGCTATGATAGTGTTAAGTTCTCTATAGTGATAGAGGAATACAAATCCAAAGATAACTTGATCTGTTTACCTTTATGAGATTTGGATATGGCCTTTAAGACAACTTCTTGTCTAAGAAATGTGAAGATATTGTGTATTGGAGTTTGAGAGTTGGAAGATCATAATTTTGGGTTTCAAAGGATAGGGAAATATGTTGGAGTTCAAAAGCaatgttttggattgaaagaG from Vigna radiata var. radiata cultivar VC1973A chromosome 9, Vradiata_ver6, whole genome shotgun sequence carries:
- the LOC106772890 gene encoding protein TRIGALACTOSYLDIACYLGLYCEROL 4, chloroplastic — protein: MARLKTAIDSAFWDLNLASPQCHDGWVKSVPGDPFPVEASVASKVLRPQQFSFLQNELPFPIVAPFLSPTSPKDLGSFGLQALLLKLSSSRWWLTMTGQFRPRKLIVGVKNEISKAEDFDLSTVKDVAKHFVDKALFSLGLTFQYAFSPSTSVLFGIEGHGEKAKLRRKVMVYHKLPDHDLTLEAAWPQLFLDHKGKYWDVPESLSVDLSSLLSESGIRWRVGLHKNGGNPQQVNATDGKPPLSLLPGLSLKSAVSYEKIYYFWRDKGTVEQGNEDVVPYDVRLNEPHSAVFGVTGGTFTFNGSSFSGSTSTEDLGVSTSKGFQFFGDVFGSVGYSFQRGKFTKKYGDLTRVDARLDISSASASAKKILNGSRADVGEQLPASPRLNLIFQQQVAGPVVFRADSRIAVENGLAVEDLICSLSYSLKSFESGKVLAWYSPKRKEGMVELRMYEF